A portion of the Carya illinoinensis cultivar Pawnee chromosome 11, C.illinoinensisPawnee_v1, whole genome shotgun sequence genome contains these proteins:
- the LOC122280467 gene encoding protein LOL1 yields MPVPLAPYPTPPAPYTAPANGAQSQLVCSGCRNLLLYPVGATSVCCAVCNAVTAVPPPGTEMAQLVCGGCHTLLMYIRGATSVQCSCCHTVNLALEANQVAHVNCGNCRMLLMYQYGARSVKCAVCNFVTSVGASASTTEQKFHN; encoded by the exons ATGCCAGTTCCGCTTGCACCATATCCGACACCTCCAGCGCCATATACAGCACCGGCAAATG GTGCACAGAGCCAGCTTGTGTGCTCTGGATGTCGAAACCTTTTACTGTATCCGGTGGGAGCAACTTCTGTATGCTGTGCTGTTTGCAATGCAGTCACAGCTGTGCCACCTCCAG GCACGGAAATGGCCCAATTGGTTTGTGGAGGGTGCCATACCTTGCTTATGTACATCCGTGGAGCAACAAGCGTACAGTGTTCTTGTTGTCACACTGTCAATCTAGCCTTGGAAG CGAACCAGGTGGCACACGTCAATTGTGGCAACTGCAGGATGCTATTAATGTACCAATATGGTGCACGATCTGTGAAATGTGCAGTCTGCAATTTTGTGACATCGGTTGGG GCCTCAGCAAGCACAACGGAACAGAAgtttcacaattaa